One window of Nicotiana tomentosiformis chromosome 11, ASM39032v3, whole genome shotgun sequence genomic DNA carries:
- the LOC104101563 gene encoding loganic acid O-methyltransferase: protein MADSKASSLLKPLPMKGGDGTYSYSKNSTYQREGLMVTKEAVNEAISKLLDISNTSSTIRIADLGCSIGPNTYIAVQNLIEAVQKKYALKGLSTTEFQVFFNDVATNDFNTLFASLPPENHYFAAGVPGSFYSRLFPESSIDIVHASYALCWLSQVPIEVENKEWNRGKIFYSTSSDEVAEAYAAQFAKDVNNFLNARAKEIVVGGLLILVTPAIPQGFHRSKSAIGFAFDAIGSALMDMANDGIISEAQVDSFNLPYYITTPNEMVKLVERNDCFSIEIMKTPDPFVSKNQPINAKENSDHLRAAFECLIADHFGSSVVDQLFERIDQNEGLYSKLDASYSKVLLLLALKRKPSKGQN, encoded by the exons ATGGCTGATAGCAAAGCATCTTCTTTACTGAAACCATTGCCAATGAAAGGTGGAGATGGCACATACAGCTACTCCAAAAACTCCACTTATCAG AGAGAAGGTCTGATGGTTACAAAAGAAGCAGTGAACGAGGCAATAAGCAAGTTACTCGACATCTCCAACACTTCAAGCACAATTAGAATAGCAGATTTAGGCTGTTCAATTGGTCCTAACACCTACATTGCAGTACAAAATTTAATAGAAGCAGTGCAGAAAAAGTATGCACtaaaaggcctctctactactgaaTTCCAAGTATTCTTCAATGATGTTGCCACAAACGATTTCAATACACTCTTTGCTTCCCTACCTCCTGAAAACCACTACTTTGCAGCTGGTGTTCCTGGTTCTTTCTACAGCCGGTTATTCCCCGAATCCTCCATTGATATTGTGCATGCCTCTTATGCACTTTGCTGGCTATCACAAGTGCCAATAGAAGTAGAAAACAAGGAATGGAACAGGGGAAAGATTTTCTATTCAACTTCATCAGATGAAGTAGCTGAAGCTTATGCAGCTCAGTTTGCTAAGGATGTCAATAACTTCCTCAATGCCAGAGCTAAAGAGATTGTTGTTGGAGGGTTATTGATACTTGTCACACCAGCTATTCCTCAAGGATTTCATCGTTCCAAGTCCGCGATTGGTTTTGCTTTTGATGCCATTGGCTCTGCTCTCATGGATATGGCTAATGAT GGAATAATCAGTGAAGCTCAAGTGGACTCCTTCAACTTGCCTTATTACATCACAACTCCAAATGAGATGGTAAAGTTGGTTGAAAGAAATGACTGCTTCAGCATTGAGATAATGAAGACACCAGATCCATTTGTTTCGAAGAATCAGCCAATTAATGCCAAAGAGAATAGTGATCATCTTAGAGCAGCTTTTGAGTGCCTTATAGCAGATCATTTTGGCAGCAGTGTAGTTGATCAACTGTTTGAAAGAATTGACCAGAATGAAGGGCTTTATTCAAAACTTGATGCAAGTTACAGTAAAGTTCTGCTACTCCTTGCTCTGAAGCGTAAACCAAGCAAGGGACAAAACTAA
- the LOC104101562 gene encoding uncharacterized protein, producing MNSPALSVRHNHFLHRGATAIPQPRSITISTSPFRVRMSLQENGPSVAVVGVTGAVGQEFLSVLSDRNFPYRSLKLLASKRSAGKSMKFEDRDYTVEELTEDSFEGIDIALFSAGGSISKKFGPLAAQKGTIVVDNSSAFRMDENVPLVIPEVNPEAMAHLKLGSGKGALIANPNCSTIICLMAVTPLHRRAKVKRMVVSTYQAASGAGAAAMEELVQQTREVLEGKEPTCNIFNQQYAFNLFSHNAPVQPNGYNEEEMKLVKETRKIWNDMDVKVTATCIRVPVMRAHAESVNLQFEKPLDEDTARDILKNAPGIVIIDDRASNRFPTPLEVSNKDDVAVGRVRRDVSQDGDYGLDIFVCGDQIRKGAALNAVQIAEMLL from the exons ATGAACTCTCCAGCACTTTCTGTTCGCCACAACCATTTCCTCCACCGCGGCGCCACCGCCATTCCACAACCACGCTCCATCACCATCTCCACCTCCCCGTTCCGCGTCCGCATGTCTCTCCAAGAGAACGGCCCATCCGTCGCCGTCGTCGGCGTCACCGGCGCGGTCGGTCAAGAGTTTCTCTCCGTTCTCTCCGACCGTAACTTCCCTTACCGTTCACTCAAACTCCTCGCAAGCAAAAGATCAGCTGGTAAATCAATGAAATTCGAAGACAGAGATTATACAGTTGAAGAGCTCACAGAGGATAGTTTTGAAGGGATAGATATAGCATTGTTTAGTGCTGGCGGTTCTATTAGTAAGAAATTTGGACCGTTAGCGGCTCAAAAGGGGACTATAGTGGTGGATAATAGCTCGGCGTTTCGAATGGATGAGAACGTGCCTCTCGTGATACCCGAAGTGAATCCTGAAGCAATGGCGCATCTGAAGCTAGGTTCTGGAAAAGGAGCGCTTATTGCTAATCCCAATTGCTCTACTATTATTTGCTTAATGGCTGTTACTCCTCTTCATCGTCGTGCTAAG GTCAAACGCATGGTTGTTAGTACATATCAGGCAGCTAGTGGTGCTGGTGCTGCTGCAATGGAAGAGCTAGTTCAGCAGACTCGTGAG GTCCTGGAGGGCAAAGAACCAACTTGCAATATCTTTAATCAGCAG TATGCTTTTAATCTTTTCTCACATAACGCACCTGTTCAACCCAATGGATATAACGAAGAGGAAATGAAGCTGGTCAAAGAAACAAGAAAAATATGG AATGACATGGATGTCAAGGTTACTGCAACATGTATACGTGTTCCTGTTATGCGTGCACATGCTGAGAGCGTTAATCTTCAATTTGAGAAGCCCCTTGATGAG GATACTGCAAGGGATATCCTTAAAAATGCACCAGGTATAGTTATCATTGATGATCGTGCAAGTAATCGATTTCCAACCCCACTTGAAGTTTCCAATAAGGATGATGTTGCAGTTGGGAGAGTACGCCGTGATGTTTCCCAAGATGGAGATTATGG ACTGGACATCTTTGTTTGTGGTGATCAAATACGTAAGGGAGCCGCCCTTAATGCCGTCCAGATTGCAGAGATGCTGTTGTAG